A genome region from Thalassotalea euphylliae includes the following:
- a CDS encoding polyphosphate kinase 2 family protein: MHLPSDIKVLPSEQLEAVDLTQAIEDKPKYEKQLKKWQQRMLQVQQAYFRQGKRALIVFEGWDASGKGGAIRRLTEKLDPRGFTVYPIAAPDPIEQAKHYLYRFQTKLPAPGGIAIFDRSYYGRVLVERVEEFAKPNEWQRAYQEINEFERLLADDDVRIVKVFLHISGDEQLKRFKERLHNPIKRWKLTEEDIRNREKWDDYHVAINDMLKFTNTNHAQWQVIPGNRKWYARIAVLKAVVKAMEVGIDTSIPELDEAVVKAAEKALSES; the protein is encoded by the coding sequence ATGCATTTACCTTCTGACATCAAAGTCTTACCAAGCGAACAACTTGAAGCTGTAGATTTAACGCAAGCGATTGAAGACAAACCGAAGTACGAAAAGCAGCTGAAAAAGTGGCAGCAACGAATGTTACAAGTGCAACAAGCGTATTTTAGGCAAGGTAAGCGTGCTTTAATTGTTTTCGAAGGCTGGGATGCCAGCGGCAAAGGTGGCGCTATCCGTCGATTGACCGAAAAGTTAGACCCAAGGGGCTTTACGGTTTACCCCATTGCGGCACCGGATCCAATTGAGCAAGCAAAGCATTATTTATATCGGTTCCAAACGAAATTGCCTGCACCAGGCGGTATTGCGATTTTCGATCGTTCTTATTACGGCCGAGTATTAGTAGAGCGAGTAGAGGAATTTGCCAAACCTAATGAGTGGCAGCGAGCTTATCAAGAAATTAATGAGTTTGAGCGTTTGTTGGCAGATGATGATGTACGCATCGTCAAAGTATTTTTGCACATTAGTGGCGATGAACAGCTAAAGCGCTTTAAAGAACGTTTACACAACCCTATTAAGCGATGGAAGCTAACTGAAGAAGATATTCGCAATCGTGAAAAGTGGGATGATTATCATGTTGCCATTAACGATATGCTTAAATTTACCAATACAAACCATGCCCAGTGGCAAGTGATCCCAGGCAACCGAAAATGGTACGCACGTATTGCGGTGCTAAAAGCAGTTGTTAAAGCGATGGAAGTGGGCATTGATACCAGTATTCCTGAGCTTGACGAAGCCGTTGTTAAAGCCGCGGAAAAAGCACTAAGTGAATCGTAG
- a CDS encoding DUF3300 domain-containing protein — MKTHLFNPALLLAAALSSGLAFNSTAVHAIDYSDSTYQSNEHQPYNHQSKKQNSTNSDEQALLSKAQLAQLLAPIALYPDSLLSHILIAASYPLEVIEAYRWRELQGDVSTQTLSERASQQDWDASVIALVPFETVLEQMNKDLTWLRQLGDAFLAQEQDVLDSIQSLRLQAQEAGSLDAIDKVDVEYEQEKIVIVSREPEVVYVPYYDTRVVYGDWRWRHYPPVYWRHRYKFHRHHHDYWPITWHRGVHIGVGFFFSAFHWHNGYVVINHRRNFHNHYRHYYRKRHHILYSGYSKRWHHKPYHRRNVAYRTAVVKEKYRSQYPHKRNHAVRYVGKSSTSGKRGIKNHKHNALQHNYKRKHDTFKRVKGDLNKRSSSASNTSVIKTRAPKQYQRNSAKLLHKQDRQSAKRDNFKRNQSNRYTTSSKAGIKRVQAKPAQVNSRSRQQSASRSTKKYFASANNKKKPVANINSQLRHQAAGHANKKYQKASKNSGYKNSAYKNGTYKNVSQSRKSYNKSANKPAKNYARSNYKKRNHTSSRQSASRSQSRKQRQH; from the coding sequence ATGAAAACTCACCTGTTCAACCCCGCGTTATTGCTGGCTGCTGCGCTATCGAGTGGATTAGCCTTCAATAGCACTGCGGTTCATGCAATCGATTATAGTGATAGTACCTATCAATCGAATGAGCACCAGCCATATAATCATCAATCAAAAAAGCAAAATTCTACCAACAGTGATGAGCAAGCATTGCTTTCTAAAGCACAATTAGCACAGCTTTTGGCACCCATTGCTTTGTATCCCGACAGCCTACTTAGCCACATTCTGATCGCTGCTAGTTACCCCCTAGAGGTTATTGAAGCTTACCGTTGGCGTGAGCTGCAAGGAGATGTTTCAACACAAACACTTAGCGAACGAGCCTCGCAGCAGGACTGGGATGCAAGTGTTATTGCGTTAGTACCGTTTGAGACTGTGCTTGAGCAAATGAATAAAGATTTAACTTGGCTGCGCCAACTTGGGGATGCGTTTTTAGCCCAAGAGCAAGATGTGCTCGATAGTATTCAATCGCTACGCCTGCAAGCTCAAGAGGCAGGAAGTTTAGACGCGATTGATAAAGTTGATGTTGAATACGAGCAAGAAAAAATTGTGATTGTGTCGCGTGAACCAGAAGTGGTTTATGTACCTTATTACGACACTCGTGTGGTTTATGGTGATTGGCGCTGGCGTCATTACCCGCCCGTTTACTGGCGACACCGCTATAAGTTTCACCGCCATCATCATGATTATTGGCCTATTACATGGCACCGAGGTGTTCATATTGGCGTTGGCTTCTTTTTCAGCGCATTTCATTGGCATAACGGTTATGTGGTGATCAATCATCGCAGAAACTTCCACAATCACTATCGCCACTATTACCGCAAACGCCATCACATTTTATATAGCGGCTATAGCAAACGCTGGCATCATAAACCTTACCACCGTCGCAATGTTGCCTATCGCACGGCGGTGGTTAAAGAAAAATATCGCAGCCAGTACCCTCATAAGCGTAATCACGCGGTGCGTTATGTTGGCAAAAGCTCAACTAGCGGCAAGAGGGGGATAAAAAACCATAAGCACAATGCCCTGCAACATAACTACAAGCGTAAACATGACACTTTTAAACGTGTAAAAGGTGATTTGAATAAGCGAAGCAGCAGTGCGTCAAACACTAGTGTGATAAAAACCAGAGCGCCCAAACAGTATCAGCGAAATAGTGCGAAGCTTTTGCATAAACAAGATCGCCAATCAGCTAAGCGTGACAACTTTAAGCGCAACCAGTCAAACCGTTACACTACGAGCTCTAAAGCTGGCATAAAGCGTGTTCAAGCGAAACCTGCTCAAGTCAATAGCCGTAGTCGTCAACAATCAGCTAGCCGCTCAACTAAGAAATATTTTGCCAGCGCCAATAACAAGAAAAAACCTGTTGCCAATATTAATAGTCAATTGCGTCATCAGGCTGCTGGTCATGCTAACAAGAAGTATCAAAAAGCAAGTAAAAACAGCGGTTACAAAAACAGTGCTTATAAAAACGGTACTTATAAAAACGTTAGTCAAAGTCGAAAAAGCTATAACAAGTCGGCAAATAAGCCTGCAAAAAATTATGCGCGCAGTAATTATAAGAAACGCAATCATACGTCGAGCAGGCAAAGTGCAAGTCGTTCTCAGAGTCGAAAGCAACGTCAGCATTAA